The following are from one region of the Gossypium hirsutum isolate 1008001.06 chromosome D03, Gossypium_hirsutum_v2.1, whole genome shotgun sequence genome:
- the LOC107950302 gene encoding zinc finger protein CONSTANS isoform X1 yields the protein MYGQPTFPRSSSEFLSDSLTSPDVVSLPLNFPLSPQIQLTVAKSVESVSDVIHSGSSSSGSFNSPTSLASCCTHKPSFIRSFSSHSLPKNEFHCRFASSLNDFIDSDSAPVRRVFSTGDLHQVQQSGRKAESPLSNESSAIIEGMSRACRYSPEEKKQRIQRYRTKRKLRNFNKKIKYACRKTLADSRPRIRGRFIRNTEIEKINPQVEWSHIADGEEDDEMNWISFLDIHSHQLLINP from the exons ATGTACGGACAACCAACATTCCCGCGCTCTTCCTCCGAGTTTCTCAGCGACTCACTGACGTCTCCCGACGTGGTGTCGTTGCCTTTAAACTTCCCGTTAAGTCCGCAGATTCAACTCACTGTAGCCAAGTCGGTGGAGTCGGTGAGCGACGTGATTCACAGTGGCAGCAGTAGCAGCGGGAGTTTCAACTCGCCGACTTCGCTAGCGAGTTGCTGCACACATAAACCGAGTTTCATTAGAAGCTTCAGTAGCCATTCCCTTCCAAAGAATGAATTCCACTGTCGTTTTGCCTCAAGCCTTAACGACTTCATTGACTCTGATTCTGCTCCGGTGAGGAGAGTTTTCAGTACCGGTGATCTGCACCAG GTGCAGCAGAGTGGTCGGAAGGCAGAGAGTCCATTGTCAAATGAGAGTAGTGCAATCATTGAAGGAATGAGCAGAGCCTGCCGCTACAGTCCCGAGGAAAAGAAACAGAGGATTCAAAGATACAGAACCAAAAGAAAACTCAGGAACTTCAACAAGAAGATTAAg TATGCATGTAGGAAAACATTGGCAGACAGCAGGCCACGCATCCGAGGAAGGTTCATAAGAAatacagaaattgaaaagattaaTCCCCAAGTTGAATGGAGCCACATAGctgatggagaagaagatgatgagATGAATTGGATTAGCTTTCTAGATATCCACTCTCACCAATTGCTTATTAATCCTTAA
- the LOC107950302 gene encoding uncharacterized protein isoform X2, with protein sequence MYGQPTFPRSSSEFLSDSLTSPDVVSLPLNFPLSPQIQLTVAKSVESVSDVIHSGSSSSGSFNSPTSLASCCTHKPSFIRSFSSHSLPKNEFHCRFASSLNDFIDSDSAPVRRVFSTGDLHQVQQSGRKAESPLSNESSAIIEGMSRACRYSPEEKKQRIQRYRTKRKLRNFNKKIKVLPPGVV encoded by the exons ATGTACGGACAACCAACATTCCCGCGCTCTTCCTCCGAGTTTCTCAGCGACTCACTGACGTCTCCCGACGTGGTGTCGTTGCCTTTAAACTTCCCGTTAAGTCCGCAGATTCAACTCACTGTAGCCAAGTCGGTGGAGTCGGTGAGCGACGTGATTCACAGTGGCAGCAGTAGCAGCGGGAGTTTCAACTCGCCGACTTCGCTAGCGAGTTGCTGCACACATAAACCGAGTTTCATTAGAAGCTTCAGTAGCCATTCCCTTCCAAAGAATGAATTCCACTGTCGTTTTGCCTCAAGCCTTAACGACTTCATTGACTCTGATTCTGCTCCGGTGAGGAGAGTTTTCAGTACCGGTGATCTGCACCAG GTGCAGCAGAGTGGTCGGAAGGCAGAGAGTCCATTGTCAAATGAGAGTAGTGCAATCATTGAAGGAATGAGCAGAGCCTGCCGCTACAGTCCCGAGGAAAAGAAACAGAGGATTCAAAGATACAGAACCAAAAGAAAACTCAGGAACTTCAACAAGAAGATTAAg GTTCTTCCCCCTGGTGTTGTGTGA